From the Roseibium salinum genome, one window contains:
- a CDS encoding TetR/AcrR family transcriptional regulator yields the protein MCAATNLNRPSLYAAFGGKKDIYLKVVERFADQVQSRLREAGRTAKGAKGRLKAIMAAAIDLYTGRTGLSGAPYGCLAISTLPSEAARDKDIQSALETVTARMDKGFASLIRHEMQGAIVEEEIRTAAQLLALMLHGLSIRARAGEKPERLKQLAECAVDRIIPAASPETL from the coding sequence ATTTGTGCGGCAACAAATCTTAATCGCCCAAGCCTCTATGCCGCGTTCGGCGGTAAAAAGGACATATATCTCAAGGTGGTCGAACGTTTCGCAGATCAGGTGCAAAGCCGTCTGCGCGAAGCCGGACGAACCGCGAAGGGCGCCAAAGGCCGCCTGAAGGCAATCATGGCCGCCGCCATAGACCTGTACACCGGCCGAACCGGTCTGAGCGGTGCTCCCTACGGATGCCTGGCGATTTCCACCCTTCCGTCGGAAGCTGCCCGGGACAAGGACATTCAATCCGCTTTGGAGACAGTGACCGCAAGAATGGACAAAGGCTTTGCCAGCCTCATCCGGCATGAAATGCAGGGCGCAATCGTGGAGGAGGAAATACGCACCGCAGCCCAACTGCTTGCCTTGATGCTCCATGGGCTTTCAATCCGCGCCAGGGCAGGAGAAAAGCCGGAGAGGCTGAAACAGCTGGCTGAATGCGCCGTCGACAGGATCATCCCTGCCGCAAGTCCGGAAACGCTCTAG
- a CDS encoding HD domain-containing protein, translated as MHLICETFDHLEIYVLFTAERGIEAWAIKICCRTNLIEARCGVSVLPEHLHDLVECLVFVKFAWTATSGSSFHFLLNRIKRSTCLFLCDTVHKNGGRLMDSFCVSPEPKSAMGTLTWGRRKGPFGQGRLKAAEKLKLVVSLGRISALEAIDTILDKAGLLKAYGADFEGLVPPQTPLVRDALAFADEVQGMELMRHSWRTYYWGMLLGGYRGLEIDSEILFAASILHDVGLARGRTSEPGDCCFVVSGAERCTHHLVGKGHDRAKVRKVADAIGLHLNAYVSARVHGIEAHLLSRGAMCDVFGMGRRRIAASSRGRIDAEYPTGDLINELEIWPGHHLRGTRADVLILFGRQDVPSAQYTIRICRSSGRPGCNVGVFPASPFRP; from the coding sequence TTGCACCTGATCTGCGAAACGTTCGACCACCTTGAGATATATGTCCTTTTTACCGCCGAACGCGGCATAGAGGCTTGGGCGATTAAGATTTGTTGCCGCACAAATCTGATCGAGGCTCGTTGCGGCGTATCCGTGCTTCCAGAACACCTGCATGATCTGGTCGAGTGTCTCGTCTTCGTCAAATTTGCGTGGACGGCCACGTCTGGTTCCAGCTTTCATTTTTTACTGAATCGCATAAAAAGATCGACCTGTCTATTTTTGTGCGATACGGTACATAAAAATGGAGGAAGACTTATGGATAGCTTTTGCGTATCGCCGGAACCAAAGTCTGCCATGGGGACGCTCACATGGGGCAGGCGAAAGGGTCCGTTTGGGCAGGGCCGCCTGAAGGCTGCGGAAAAACTTAAGCTTGTCGTAAGTCTCGGCCGGATTTCGGCGCTGGAGGCGATAGATACCATCCTGGACAAGGCCGGGCTGCTCAAGGCCTATGGCGCGGATTTTGAGGGGCTTGTGCCGCCGCAAACTCCTCTGGTGCGCGATGCTCTTGCCTTTGCGGATGAAGTGCAGGGCATGGAATTGATGCGGCACAGTTGGCGCACGTACTATTGGGGCATGCTTCTGGGCGGTTACAGAGGTCTGGAGATCGATAGCGAGATCCTGTTCGCAGCGTCAATTCTGCACGATGTCGGCCTTGCCCGGGGCAGAACATCCGAGCCGGGAGACTGCTGTTTCGTCGTTTCTGGCGCCGAACGCTGCACCCATCACCTGGTGGGCAAAGGTCATGACCGGGCGAAGGTTCGCAAGGTGGCTGACGCGATCGGCCTTCATCTCAACGCCTATGTGTCTGCGCGCGTTCACGGCATCGAAGCGCATTTGCTTTCGCGCGGCGCAATGTGCGACGTGTTCGGCATGGGCCGTCGCCGGATCGCAGCGAGCTCGCGCGGCCGCATAGATGCTGAATATCCGACGGGGGACCTGATCAATGAACTCGAGATCTGGCCGGGCCATCACCTGCGCGGAACAAGAGCGGACGTCCTGATTCTGTTTGGGAGGCAGGACGTCCCGTCGGCCCAATACACCATCCGGATATGCCGATCGTCAGGACGGCCCGGTTGCAACGTCGGTGTCTTCCCGGCTTCCCCATTCCGCCCATGA